The genomic DNA TCCCCACAAAGGAAGTTTTGCCTTTGCCGACCGCCAGGTGGATGTGAGGACAGGTACCATCAAAGTCGCGGCTCTTTTCCCCAATCCCGGAAATATAATCCGTCCCGGACAATTTGCGCGGGTTATTGCCCGGACAGCGATCAAAAAAGGCGCCCTTCTGGTGCCCCAACGGGCGGTGACGGAACTTCAGGGAGGATTTCAGGTCGCCATCGTGGCCCTTGATAACAAAGTCAGCATCAGACCCGTCAAAGTAGCGGAACGGGTCGATAACCTCTGGGTTATAGAAACGGGTCTCAAACCGGGAGAGCGGGTCGTGGCTGAAGGTGTTCAGAAAGTGAGAGAGGGGTCTGTTGTGACGGTAAAGCCCTTCGTCGGCGCCAGTGAGCAGGACACGGGGCCGAAGAATGTTCCCGGGACCCAGCCCAAAGAGGGAACAAAATCTGGAGATGGCTTAAAGCAAAAGGACAAAAGGGATTAAGGGAGGAAACCGGGCATGTCAAAGTTCTTCATAAACCGCCCTATCGTTGCTATGGTCATCTCCATTATGTTCGTTGTCTTTGGATTGGTAGCAATGTTTCAGTTGCCGGTGGCACAATTTCCCGACATTGTTCCCCCTGAGATTCAGATCTGGACAACTTATACAGGCGCAGATGCCGAAACAGTGGAGCAATCAGTCGCCACACCCATGGAGCAGAAGTTAAGCGGCGTGGATAATATGAACTACATGTATTCAGTGAATGCCAGTAACGGAACCATGCGTATCTTCGTAAACTTCGACGTCAAGACCGACCCCAATACCGATCTGATTTTCACTCAGATACGCCAGAACCTGTCTCAGCCTCAACTTCCCATTGATGTTCGAAATTACGGGGTGAACATTCAGAAATCAAGGTCATCACCGCTCATGATTCTGGGACTCTACTCACCAAAAGGAACATACGACTCAACATTCCTGGGGAATTACGCCAACATCAACATTATAGACCAGTTGCTCCGGACGCCCGGTGTTGCCCAGGTTAATCTCTTTGGTGCTTCAGATTATGCGATTCGTATCTGGGTCAATCCGGATACTCTGGGTAAACTGGGAATAACTGTCCCCGATATTGTCAGCGCTATCCAGAAACAGAACACCGTCAACCCTGCTGGGCAGATCGGGGCAGAACCGGCGCCTCCGGGACAGGAATTCACCTATACGGTCCGGGCAAAGGGTCGCCTTGTTTCACCGGAAGACTTCGAGGCAATTGTGGTTCGTGCAAACCCCGACGGATCGATTGTCCGGTTGAAAGACGTAGCCCGCGTTGAGCTTGGCGCCCAGGCTTACAACGTTAAGAGTCGGATAGACGGAAGAGATGCGGGTATGTTGGGCATCTATCAGTTGCCCGGATCCAACGCTCTCACAACCGTGGAGGGTGTAAAGAAGGTGATGGAGGAAGCTAAAAAACGCTTTCCCGCCGATCTCGATTACGTGGTTTCCCTCGACACGACGAGGTCCATTAATGAGGGCATCAGCGAAATTATTAAGACTCTCCTGGAAGCTCTGGCGCTGGTGATCCTCGTGGTTTTTCTCTTCCTTCAAGGATGGAGGGCGACTCTCATCCCTGCGCTCGCTGTGCCCGTCTCCCTCATCGGCACATTTGCCGTTTTTCCTTTTCTTGGTTTTTCTATCAACACCCTTTCGCTTTTTGGCCTTGTCCTTGCTATCGGCCTGGTGGTCGACGATTCCATCATTGTTGTAGAAGCCACAGAACGTCACATCGAGGAAGGATTGTCGCCAAAGGAAGCATCTCTCAAGGCTATGGAGGAGGTGTCAGGCCCGGTTATGGCCATTGCGCTGATTCTCGCAGCCGTCTTCATCCCCACGGTCTTCATTCCGGGCATCACCGGCAGGCTTTATCAGCAGTTTGCCGTGACCATTGCCATCTCAGTCATTATTTCGGCCTTTAACGCCCTGACCTTGAGTCCAGCGCTTTGTGCCCTGCTTCTGAAACCGGGGAAAACACATGGACCCCTCGCCCCCTTCTTCGAATGGTTTAACCGGGTCTTCAACAGGGCCTCCAGGGGGTATGTCAGCGTATGCGGGTCGTTGATCCGCAAGAGTACTTTCAGCCTTCTCTTCCTGGCTTTCATAGCAATTATGAGCGGTCTTCTCGGCAAGGGACTTCCTGCCGGCTTCCTCCCGAATGAAGATGTCGGATATTTCTATGTAAACATGGCTCTTCCAAACGCCGCTTCGCTCCAGCGCACCGCCGACACCATGAAAAAAGTCGAGGATGTCTTAAGCAAAACGCCGGGAATCGAACATTACCAGACTATTGCGGGACTCAGCCTGATGAGCATTGCCCAGAATACATACAGCGGTTTTGCTTTTGTAAGTCTGAAAGAATGGAAGGATCGCAAAAAGCCCGAGGAGAAGTATCTGGCGATTATGGACCATGTGAGGCAGGAGTTAGGCAAATTGCCCCAGGGCGTTTCTTTTGTCTTTCCCCCGCCCCCGATTCAGGGCATTGGCCTTGCCGGGGGTGCCCAGGTTGTCCTGCAGGATCGGGCAGGCAGGGATATTAACTACCTCTCGGAGAATGTGAACAAATTCATCGAAGCGGCGCGCAAGAGGCCTGAACTGGAGAGCGTGATCACCACTTTTCTTCCGGCAGTGCCTCAACTCTTTGTGGATGTAGACCGCGACAAGGTCCTCAAACAGGGGGTTGATCTGGGGCAGGTCTATCAAACCCTGCAGGCTTTCATGGGCGGCTACTTTGTGAATTACTTCAATCGTTTCGGCCGCCAGTGGCAGGTCTATGTTCAGGCAGAAGGAGCCTACCGGACAAAAGCCGAAAACATCCGACGGTTCTACGTGAATAATGACAGAGGCGATCCGGTGCCGCTTTCGGCATTGACAAACATAAAGTCGCGCCCGGGCCCGGAATTCACCATGCGTTACAACCTTTATCGTTCCGCTCAGGTCAACGCCACCGGTAAGCGGGGATACAGCTCCGGACAGGTAATGAATGCGCTGGAGGAGGTGCATAAGCAGACTATGCCTTCGGATATCGGGATCGGTTATATCGGCATGAGCTTCCAGGAAAAAAAGGCGCGGGAAGGCATCCCTGCGGCGGCCATCTTCGGTTTTTCGCTGTTCTGCGTCTTTCTGATCCTTGCAGCCCTGTATGAGAGTTGGTCCTTGCCGCTTAGCGTACTTCTCGGCACCCCGGTTGCAATATTCGGAGCCTTTGCCGCTATATGGCTGCGCGGATTGGAAAATAACGTCTATGCCCAGATCGCTCTCATCGTCCTCATCGGCCTGTCTGCAAAGAATGCGATTCTTATCGTCGAATTTGCGAAAACAAGACATGAGCAGGGGAAAGGAATTGTAGAATCTGCGCTTGAGGGAGCACAGCTTCGTCTCAGACCCATACTTATGACATCCTTTGCCTTTCTCCTCGGGGTACTCCCTCTTGCTGTTTCGACCGGCGCAGGCGGGAACGCTCACCAGACCATGGGAACCGCGGTAATGGGCGGCACAGCAACGGCATCGGTAATTGCTATTTTCCTTATTCCCGTTACCTTTTATGTTGTGGAAAAGACTGTCCGTCGGAAAAAGAAAAAAGCACCGGTCTTAGAAGAGGAGACGGCTGCAGGTCGGACGAATGACGGGAAGGAGGAGGATAACCATGCATAGGAGAAAAACTGCATGCAGCACTATTGTCACAATTTTCCTTTTTCTCTCCTTTTCCGGTTGCGCAATCGGACCAGATTACCGGCGTCCTTCCATCGACGCACCGTCATCATGGCGTCTCACTGAGCCCGAGGCAAAGGACCTTGCAGACACAACCTGGTGGAAACAGTTTGATGATCCTGTCCTTAACGAACTTATCACATCGGCACTCAAGGAGAACAAAGATCTCCGTATGGCAGCGGCAAGGGTTGAGGAATTTATTGGACGCTACGGCATTACGCGCTCAGCGCTCTTTCCGCAAGTCAGTGTGTCCGGCATCGGGCAGAGAAAAGGCGGGACGGATTATACCAATCCTCCCTGGTCATCTGCGGCTGATAACCCCTATAACAACTTTCAGGCATTTTCAAGTGCGAGTTGGGAGATTGACATGTGGGGACGTATACGCAGGGCCACCGAGGCAAGCCGCGCCGACCTGCTCGGCACCGAAGAAGGGCGGAGGGGCGTGATCTTAACGGTAGTAACAGCGGTTGCAATAGCCTACACAGATTTGCGTCATCTGGACAAACAGCTTGAAATTGCACAAAGGACGGCAAAAAGCCGGAAAGATTCCTTCAATCTCTTCAGCCTTCGCTTCGAACGGGGACTTATCTCGGAGCTGGAGCTTCGCCAGGCAGAATCTGAATATAAGTCGGCTCTTGCTACAATCCCTTTGCTTGAAAAGCTCATCGGTCAGCAGGAAGACGGTCTGAATGTGTTACTCGGGCGGAACCCAGGTCCCATACCGCGCGGCAGGCATCTTGATACCCTTGTGCTCCCGGAGGTGCCGGCAGGCTTGCCCTCTCAGCTTCTTGGCAGGCGCCCTGATATACGCCAGGCCGAGCAGAACCTTATTGCTGCCAATGCCCGGATCGGCGTGGCAAAGGCGCTCTATTTCCCCAGCATCTCTCTAACCGGTTCCTATGGTGTAGAGAGTAAGGACCTCTCGAATCTCTTCACAGGACCTTCCAAAATGTGGAGTTATGGAGTACCGGTTACGGTGCCGATCTTTACCGCAGGTGGCATTGCAGGACAAGTGAAAGCGGCAGAGGCACTGCGGGATCAAAACCTTATCAGATATCAACAGGTGATCCAGCAGGCATTCCGTGAGGTAGAGGACGCTCTTATCGATCAGCGAAAATCGAGGGAGCAACTGGCCATGCTGAAACAGCAACTGGAAGCGCTGCGCAGCTATTCGAGCCTCGCAACCCTGCGCTACGAGAATGGCTACACCAGCTATCTGGAGGTTCTCGACGCAGAGAGGGGCCTCTTTAATGCCGAGCTTGCCTATGCCCAGACTCAGGGGGTTCTCTTCCGGGCGCTTGTGAACCTTTACAAATCAGTTGGCGGCGGCTGGGTAGCACATGCGGATAAGATAACAGAAGAGAGATGAAGAAATATTTCATCTTTCTTTCTGGTGCAGATGCTAATCCGGAATAAAATAAACATAATGTCTTCATTTTCAATTCCCTGTTCTGCCTCTTTCTTATTTTGATTTGCTGCAAAGGGATAATTATATCCCTAATCTTTTAGGGATCAGTTTTAAAAGTGATATTGTGCAAAGCATCGTTATTATTGACTTTCCTGGGATTTTAAAAATCCGTGTAACAGTTACACGGATTTCCATAATTGCTTTCACAGTGAAAGCAATTTCTTCCGGCAGTACCCTGTGAGAGATAATGCCTTTGATTTTTTTCCTCTCGCCCACTCCCTTACGGTCGTTCAGCGAGAGATAATGCTTTTGAATTTTCTTCCGGACATTGCCCGGGTGTCTTTTTAATTATTTATAAATTCCCTAATATCAAAAATTACCTTGCATATTTAAAGGCTGTGTTTTAAAATGCAAGCATGATCCAAAGAAGCCTCCAGGGTGCCATCATCGCTTCCATGAAAAAATACCCGGTTGTCGGTATTCTTGGTTCCAGGCAGGTAGGAAAAACAACCCTTGCAAAGGCTATACAGGAGATGTTCCTGCCTGATTCGGTCTATCTTGATCTGGAGCTTCCTTCTGATTGGAACAAACTTCAAGATCCTGAACTCTACCTTGGGCAGTTCAGCAACACCGGTGTGATTATTGATGAGATACAAAGGATGCCGGCATTATTCCCGCTCATCAGGGCACTGGTGGATCAAAACAGAATTGGCGGTCGTTTCCTCATCCTTGGGTCAGCTTCACCGGATCTCTTGCATCGTTCCTCGGAGACCCTTGCCGGTCGCATCATCTATCATGAGCTTTCACCGTTCACAATGTTTGAGGCCAGCCATGACGAACCTCAGAAGCTTTGGCTTCGCGGTGGATATCCAGGAAGCTATTTGGCAGAAAATGACCAGGAAAGCCTTGACTGGCGGGAATCATACATAAAGACCTATCTGGAGATGGACATTCCGCAGCTTGGCATACGCATACCTTCGGCACAGCTCAGAAGGTTCTGGACCATGCTCGCCCATTTACACGGACAGCTCTGGAATGGAAATAAGATTGCAGGCAGCCTCGGAGTTTCGGCCCCCACTATCCGGCATTATCTGGACATTCTGGAAGATACTTTTATTGTAAGGCAACTTCAGCCGTATCATGCCAATGTCAAAAAAAGATTGATAAAGTCACCGAAGGTATATATCCGGGATGCTGGCCTCCTGCATGCCCTGCTGCGGATCAGAAACTTTGACGATCTCCAGGGCCACCCTTCACTGGGCAGCTCCTGGGAGGGTTTTGTAATCGAACAGATAATCGCTCTGTTGTCCGGTAATCGCGAGATATATTTCTATCGAACCAATGCGGGTGCGGAAATCGATCTTCTTTTTTTCGACAACAAGAACAACCCCGTAGCAGTCGAGATCAAATACTCAATGAGTCCCTCGGTCTCCAGAGGCTTCTGGAATGCCTGCGAAGACCTGTCCTGCACGATGGGATATGTGGTATACCCGGGCAATGAGATATATCCCGTAGGTAAAAACATCTTCACCCTGCCCTTCAAACAATTGGAAAAGATTCTTGAATAATGACAGCGACACGCTGAACTAAACCGCTACGCGGTGGCTCCCTCCAGGGCAATTCTTTTCTTTTCCATATCTTCCCGTAATCTCTTAACTCTTCCCTGTTACAAATAGTCTGCTTCAGGCGTACAATCTCCATATGTGCTGCTTTAACGGCAGCATCAGAAAAAAGCTTATATGTTATGCAAAATGCAAAACAAGCATATAAATGAAAAAACTTCTATGATATAATTAAATAAATAGAGATATGCCAAGAAAAATAAGAGACTTGATTAGAGATTTGGAGAAGGAAGGTTTTATAAATAGAGGAGGCAAAGGAAGTCACAGAAATTTTGTACATCCGATGCTGAAAAAGCCTATAACTATTTCAGGTAATGGAAATGAAGATGCGAAACACTACCAGGAAAAAGCAGTACAAACTGCCATTGAGGAGGTTAAAAAATGACCCCTGGATCAAAATACGTAAAAATCATTGAGTGGTCAGACGCTGATAACTGTTTCATAGGTAGTTGTCCTGAACTTTTCTATGGTGGGTGTCATGGAAACGATGAGCGCGAAGTATTCAACGAACTTTGTGAGATTATAGAGGAAACAATACTGCTCTATAAAGAGGACAACAAACAACTCCCTGTACCGATATCTGGCAAAGAACTTGTAAATAAGTTACAAAAAGTAGCATAATCAATCGCTGGAGCCAATCGGCAACAAACGGCGTTGCCTCCCGGTTATGCAAGCGTTAGATCTTATGATGATAAATAAAATAATACACGCAAAACGACCTCAAAAAACCTGAAGAATGGGGGTTAATATGTGGTTCAACAACCTGCAGATACTCAAGACCATTAGCCAGTGGTTGTTTTGGAGCATTGTCCTTATTCCGGCCCTATTAGCCATCTCAAAATTCATAATCGACAAAAGGATAGATAACGTAAAGGACCGCCTCTCAAAAGAACAAGAATCACAATATCAAACAAGAATCGGAAGTTTACAGACAACCATCAAAACTCAAGACGAAAAACTGAACACCCTCGATAGTCAATTGCAGTCTGAAAAGTTGATCATTAGAGATTTTGCCTCGATAGTCAAAGTTATTTTTTCTGGAAAATGGTCCTCAAAGCCATATCCTATTCAGATAATGTCACCGATAAACCATCAGTACTATTTGGAATTGCAGGGAGCAAATCCCAACAATTCCATTAAATTCTATGCAACACAACCCTATCATTTTCAATCTATTGATAATACGCGTGCCGTATTTGAGTCTCGTCAAGCTGTCAATACCGGGAGCTTCCCACTTGGCAAGTCAATTAATGACCTATCTTCTATTACTGAAATCCAAATACATGTGCCATTTATCCTCCATAATAACATTGAAGGTAACAGGGTAGCTTTTCACCGGGTCGAAGTAAAATTCGT from Pseudomonadota bacterium includes the following:
- a CDS encoding multidrug efflux RND transporter permease subunit, yielding MSKFFINRPIVAMVISIMFVVFGLVAMFQLPVAQFPDIVPPEIQIWTTYTGADAETVEQSVATPMEQKLSGVDNMNYMYSVNASNGTMRIFVNFDVKTDPNTDLIFTQIRQNLSQPQLPIDVRNYGVNIQKSRSSPLMILGLYSPKGTYDSTFLGNYANINIIDQLLRTPGVAQVNLFGASDYAIRIWVNPDTLGKLGITVPDIVSAIQKQNTVNPAGQIGAEPAPPGQEFTYTVRAKGRLVSPEDFEAIVVRANPDGSIVRLKDVARVELGAQAYNVKSRIDGRDAGMLGIYQLPGSNALTTVEGVKKVMEEAKKRFPADLDYVVSLDTTRSINEGISEIIKTLLEALALVILVVFLFLQGWRATLIPALAVPVSLIGTFAVFPFLGFSINTLSLFGLVLAIGLVVDDSIIVVEATERHIEEGLSPKEASLKAMEEVSGPVMAIALILAAVFIPTVFIPGITGRLYQQFAVTIAISVIISAFNALTLSPALCALLLKPGKTHGPLAPFFEWFNRVFNRASRGYVSVCGSLIRKSTFSLLFLAFIAIMSGLLGKGLPAGFLPNEDVGYFYVNMALPNAASLQRTADTMKKVEDVLSKTPGIEHYQTIAGLSLMSIAQNTYSGFAFVSLKEWKDRKKPEEKYLAIMDHVRQELGKLPQGVSFVFPPPPIQGIGLAGGAQVVLQDRAGRDINYLSENVNKFIEAARKRPELESVITTFLPAVPQLFVDVDRDKVLKQGVDLGQVYQTLQAFMGGYFVNYFNRFGRQWQVYVQAEGAYRTKAENIRRFYVNNDRGDPVPLSALTNIKSRPGPEFTMRYNLYRSAQVNATGKRGYSSGQVMNALEEVHKQTMPSDIGIGYIGMSFQEKKAREGIPAAAIFGFSLFCVFLILAALYESWSLPLSVLLGTPVAIFGAFAAIWLRGLENNVYAQIALIVLIGLSAKNAILIVEFAKTRHEQGKGIVESALEGAQLRLRPILMTSFAFLLGVLPLAVSTGAGGNAHQTMGTAVMGGTATASVIAIFLIPVTFYVVEKTVRRKKKKAPVLEEETAAGRTNDGKEEDNHA
- a CDS encoding efflux transporter outer membrane subunit encodes the protein MHRRKTACSTIVTIFLFLSFSGCAIGPDYRRPSIDAPSSWRLTEPEAKDLADTTWWKQFDDPVLNELITSALKENKDLRMAAARVEEFIGRYGITRSALFPQVSVSGIGQRKGGTDYTNPPWSSAADNPYNNFQAFSSASWEIDMWGRIRRATEASRADLLGTEEGRRGVILTVVTAVAIAYTDLRHLDKQLEIAQRTAKSRKDSFNLFSLRFERGLISELELRQAESEYKSALATIPLLEKLIGQQEDGLNVLLGRNPGPIPRGRHLDTLVLPEVPAGLPSQLLGRRPDIRQAEQNLIAANARIGVAKALYFPSISLTGSYGVESKDLSNLFTGPSKMWSYGVPVTVPIFTAGGIAGQVKAAEALRDQNLIRYQQVIQQAFREVEDALIDQRKSREQLAMLKQQLEALRSYSSLATLRYENGYTSYLEVLDAERGLFNAELAYAQTQGVLFRALVNLYKSVGGGWVAHADKITEER
- a CDS encoding ATP-binding protein, with product MIQRSLQGAIIASMKKYPVVGILGSRQVGKTTLAKAIQEMFLPDSVYLDLELPSDWNKLQDPELYLGQFSNTGVIIDEIQRMPALFPLIRALVDQNRIGGRFLILGSASPDLLHRSSETLAGRIIYHELSPFTMFEASHDEPQKLWLRGGYPGSYLAENDQESLDWRESYIKTYLEMDIPQLGIRIPSAQLRRFWTMLAHLHGQLWNGNKIAGSLGVSAPTIRHYLDILEDTFIVRQLQPYHANVKKRLIKSPKVYIRDAGLLHALLRIRNFDDLQGHPSLGSSWEGFVIEQIIALLSGNREIYFYRTNAGAEIDLLFFDNKNNPVAVEIKYSMSPSVSRGFWNACEDLSCTMGYVVYPGNEIYPVGKNIFTLPFKQLEKILE
- a CDS encoding type II toxin-antitoxin system HicA family toxin, which translates into the protein MPRKIRDLIRDLEKEGFINRGGKGSHRNFVHPMLKKPITISGNGNEDAKHYQEKAVQTAIEEVKK
- a CDS encoding type II toxin-antitoxin system HicB family antitoxin, whose amino-acid sequence is MTPGSKYVKIIEWSDADNCFIGSCPELFYGGCHGNDEREVFNELCEIIEETILLYKEDNKQLPVPISGKELVNKLQKVA